CCGTGGGTGTACGGCAGCACGCACGCGTCGAGATCGGCGAGCCAAGACGCCAGCGCCTCGTCGTCGAGGCGGGGTCCGCGCTCCACCGTGACGCCGTCGGCGCCCTCGGCGAGCACGTCGATGGATGCCGCGGACTCCGCGTCGCGGACCCGCTCGTTCATCCGCACGACGGCTTCGATCCGTGCACCCTGGGCGCGGAGGTCCGCGATGGCGCGCACGAGCGTGGCCGTCGTCCCCACCCCGTCGATGTTGGGTCGGAGGTCGCGCAGATGGACCCCCACGCGCACGGTGTCGCGGGCGACGCCGGTCGGGCGGGCTGCGTCGCCGAGCAGCGTCGGGTGCGCGATGACGGCGACGGGCCGGTGCGCGATCCCCTCGACCTCGGCGCCGGCGGTGTCCGTGAGGGCGATCATCTCGTCCGCCCCCGCTGCCAGCACGGCGACGGAAGAGCGGTGATCGTCCTGCGCGCGCAGCTGCGGGTTCTCCAGGTCGTGCACGGTGTACACCAGAGGCCGTCCGAGGCGGTGGAGCGCGGCGACCGTGGCCCGCAGCTCGTCCGGGCTGTAGGACTCGATGCCGAAGTGCACGTGGACCAGGTCGAAGTCGCCCGCATGCGCGGCGAGCCAGTCGGGCAACAGCACCTGTGGCGGCCACCACTGCCCGTCCGGGGCGCCCGGCGGCGCGGGATCCGCGAGGAGCTGGATGTGATCGGGATCGCTGATCGCACGGACATACGGGTGGGCCGACGGAACGGCCGCAATCCGAAGCGGGGGGACGGTGATGTCGACGATCTTTCTCCTCCTCGTGCGTTGATGGCGTGGCGTGCGCGTACCGCATCGCCAGGCACATCGCAATGCAACGGGGCGGTTGGGACGACGATGACACCGACGGATACCTTCACATCATGAGCGGCGAGACCGACCGGCTGGGAAGCCTTGCGGACCACGGCGAGGCGGTGATAGCGCGCCGCCGGCACTATGCCGAATTCTTCGGCGAAGCGCCGCTTCCCGACGGTTTTGGCCTGGTCGTGGGCAATTGTCAGGCGGAATCGCTTCGGCTGGTGATCGCGTCCGACGCCCTCCCGGCCATCCGCGTCCCCGCCGTTCACGAACTCACCGCCGACGACGCGGTCCGCCTGCACGAGATCCTCACGACGGCGTCGTTCCTCGTCGCGCAGCCCATTCGCGACGACTACCGCGGTCTTCCGCTGGGCACCGCCCAGCTCCGCGCCTCGCTGCCCGCGGGGGCACCGCTGGTGACCGTTCCCGCAGTGCGTTTCGCGGGTCTGCACCCGTTCCAGGCGGTGCTGCGCCTGCCCGCCTTCCCCGAAGATCCGCCGCTGGTGGCGTACCACGATGTGCGGATCGTCGCGGAGGCGGCCGGCATCGTCGTCGCCGCCGAACTGCCTCGTGCCGAGGTGCACGCGATCGCCGACGCGTCGGTCGCAGAGCTGCGCCGCCGCGAGGGTCTCGGCCTCGACATCGCGGCATCCGATCTCTTCGCACCCGTCGTCGAAGACCTCGCCCGCACCGTGAACCACCCCGGCAACGCCCTCTTCCTGCCGCTCGGGGAACGCCTCGTCGCCGCCCTCGGCGCGCCGGGTCGCGTCGTGGACCCGGGCCGGCCGATCCTCGCGGGTGTCCGCGCGCCCCTGGAGAGCTGGGTCGTCGACGCCTGGGACCTGGATGCCGCGCCCCGCCCCGACTGGATCGTCGCCGGCGAGACCCTCCCCGCCGAGACCGTGCGCGAGGCGCATCTGGCGTACTACGCCGAACGCCCCGACCTGCTCGCCGCGGTGGTGGCCCGCATCCAGCCGCTCCTGCGCATCTGGGCGGCCGCCGCATGACCTCGACCGCGATCCCGGATGCCATCCCGCCCGTCCTCCTCGTCCATCCGGGCCCGCACGGCGTCGCCGTCTACGCGCGCGAGATCGCGGCGGAGGTCGTCCGGCAGCGAGCGGCGACGCGGTTGACGACCCCCGATGCGCTCGCCGCCCTCCCCGCGGGCACGCCGCTGCACGCGCACGTGACCGACCGCTTGTGGGGGTCCTCGCCCGAGGAGGCCACGCGCGCGCTCGTGGTCCTCGCGCGTCGGCACCCGCTGACGTTGACGCTGCACGACGTGCCGCAGGCCTCCGACGGCGAGCGGAACCGCCCCCGCCGTCGGGCGTTCTACCGGGAGGTGGTGGAGTCGGCCCGCGCCGTGGCCGTCAACAGCGCGCACGAGCGGGAGCTCCTCCGCGAGGAGGGGGTGTGGCGCGGCCCCGTCGCGATCGTCCCGCTCCCCGTCGAGACGGCGGAGCCCTCGGCATCCGTCGCGGACGACGAGTCGGTCGGCGTGCTCGGGTACTTCTACCCCGGCAAGGGGCATGACGAGGCGCTCGCCGCGACGGTCGCGGCCGGGATGACGCGGATGGCGGTGCTCGGCCGCGCCTCCGACGGGCACGCGGCCGACCTCGACGCCTTCGTCCGCCGGGCCGCCGGCGCCGGCGTCGCGGTGGAGGTGACCGGGTGGCTCGACGATGCCGAGATGACGGCGCGGGCGCGTCGCGTCGCCGTTCCCGTGATCGCCCACCGCCACGTGTCGGCGTCGGGGTCTCTCGCCTCGTGGATCGGCTGGGGCCGCCGGCCCCTCGCCGTGCGCAACCGGTACATCGACGAGATGGCCGCGCTCCGCCCCGGCACTCTTCGGGTGGTCGAACCCGAGGAGCTCGCCGGCGAGGTCGCGGCTGCACGGATCGACCCCTCCGCGACGTGGCACGGCGTCGCCCCCATCCCGTTCGGGCGGGCCGACGCGGCCGCCGCGTATCTGCGCTGGTGGGCGGAGGTCGTCCGATGAACGCCGGCATTCCCGGTTGGAACGACCGGATGCCGTGGGTGCCCGGCAACCGCTGGGATCTCCTGGCCGACCGCCATCCCGAGCCTCCGCGGGTCAGCGTCGTCGTCACGCACTACGACCAACCGCGGGAGCTCGCGCGGACCCTTGCGGCGCTTCGTCACCAGGACCACCCGGCCGACCGCCTCGAGATCATCGTCGCCGACGACGGGTCGCCGACCCCACCTGTCGTGCCCGACGGCATCCGCCTCGTGCGCCAGGAGGATCGGGGAT
The DNA window shown above is from Microbacterium proteolyticum and carries:
- a CDS encoding WcbI family polysaccharide biosynthesis putative acetyltransferase: MSGETDRLGSLADHGEAVIARRRHYAEFFGEAPLPDGFGLVVGNCQAESLRLVIASDALPAIRVPAVHELTADDAVRLHEILTTASFLVAQPIRDDYRGLPLGTAQLRASLPAGAPLVTVPAVRFAGLHPFQAVLRLPAFPEDPPLVAYHDVRIVAEAAGIVVAAELPRAEVHAIADASVAELRRREGLGLDIAASDLFAPVVEDLARTVNHPGNALFLPLGERLVAALGAPGRVVDPGRPILAGVRAPLESWVVDAWDLDAAPRPDWIVAGETLPAETVREAHLAYYAERPDLLAAVVARIQPLLRIWAAAA
- a CDS encoding glycosyltransferase translates to MTSTAIPDAIPPVLLVHPGPHGVAVYAREIAAEVVRQRAATRLTTPDALAALPAGTPLHAHVTDRLWGSSPEEATRALVVLARRHPLTLTLHDVPQASDGERNRPRRRAFYREVVESARAVAVNSAHERELLREEGVWRGPVAIVPLPVETAEPSASVADDESVGVLGYFYPGKGHDEALAATVAAGMTRMAVLGRASDGHAADLDAFVRRAAGAGVAVEVTGWLDDAEMTARARRVAVPVIAHRHVSASGSLASWIGWGRRPLAVRNRYIDEMAALRPGTLRVVEPEELAGEVAAARIDPSATWHGVAPIPFGRADAAAAYLRWWAEVVR